Proteins encoded by one window of Bacteroidota bacterium:
- a CDS encoding serine hydrolase, with product MKKINLLLIAGIFLIGTTARSQQVPVILDAMLSQALDSMHTQLGNKSLSAAVQLSNSAVWTDAIGISSVQPPVAVTPTYVYGLGSVAKTMTAACILQLLDSAFIELDDSLYQYLDTFTHISPNVTIAQLLRHQSGLYDVFANTNLQPTLLGDPDSVWNSEDIITTFIKAPTGLPGGPWKYCNTNYILLGMIIESVTGNPYHVELKNRFFNYLGLASIGTSSHDTLAGPIAHAWIDLNGDQITDDAHWFFFPWLSLNSAAGAAGGYYGNAEDVTKWMRAYQRGELHSAGTLAQAQATINAPGLPCTYGLGLMNYDFTGIFGYGHGGDLGYSASSWYFPLYDISITVLNNDADFISWDLIPVVEALLLKYTEYINTVSIYESQTNTTAINVFPNPFNQTLTLATMFSQAADELRIDLYNASGQQMQTKTFSNITSGQNIFEMEEAIRLAAGFYTMHIYVDGQKVRVQKLVKQ from the coding sequence ATGAAAAAAATAAATCTACTATTAATTGCAGGGATTTTCTTGATTGGAACAACAGCAAGATCGCAACAAGTGCCTGTTATACTTGATGCTATGTTATCTCAGGCATTGGATAGCATGCATACGCAATTAGGAAATAAATCGCTGAGCGCTGCTGTGCAATTATCAAATAGCGCGGTATGGACAGATGCAATTGGAATTTCGTCAGTGCAGCCTCCGGTAGCAGTTACACCCACTTATGTTTATGGATTGGGAAGTGTGGCTAAAACGATGACTGCTGCCTGCATATTGCAATTGCTAGATTCAGCTTTTATTGAGCTTGATGATAGTCTGTATCAGTACCTTGATACGTTTACACACATTAGTCCCAATGTTACTATTGCTCAACTGCTAAGGCACCAAAGCGGGTTATATGATGTTTTTGCAAATACTAACTTGCAACCAACACTGCTTGGTGATCCTGATTCGGTGTGGAATTCAGAGGATATCATCACCACATTTATTAAGGCACCTACCGGACTGCCCGGTGGCCCATGGAAATATTGTAATACCAATTATATTTTGCTCGGAATGATTATAGAATCAGTCACAGGCAATCCATATCATGTAGAGTTGAAAAACCGCTTTTTTAATTATTTGGGATTGGCAAGTATTGGCACCTCATCTCACGATACCCTGGCAGGCCCTATTGCCCACGCGTGGATAGATTTAAATGGTGATCAGATTACAGATGATGCACACTGGTTTTTCTTCCCGTGGTTATCACTTAATTCAGCCGCAGGTGCAGCAGGAGGATATTACGGGAATGCAGAAGATGTTACAAAATGGATGCGGGCATACCAGCGTGGCGAGTTACATTCTGCAGGAACCTTAGCACAAGCTCAAGCAACTATTAATGCCCCGGGATTGCCATGCACCTATGGCCTGGGACTGATGAATTATGATTTCACCGGAATTTTTGGTTATGGACATGGGGGCGATCTTGGTTACAGCGCAAGCTCATGGTATTTTCCTTTGTATGATATAAGTATAACGGTATTAAATAACGATGCTGATTTTATTTCGTGGGATTTAATTCCCGTAGTTGAAGCGTTACTTTTAAAGTATACCGAATATATAAATACAGTTTCAATATATGAAAGCCAAACAAATACAACGGCCATAAATGTTTTTCCTAATCCGTTTAATCAAACACTTACACTTGCAACCATGTTTTCGCAGGCAGCAGATGAATTGCGCATCGATTTATATAATGCAAGTGGACAGCAAATGCAAACGAAAACTTTTAGCAATATAACATCAGGGCAAAACATTTTTGAAATGGAAGAAGCCATAAGGCTTGCTGCAGGGTTTTATACCATGCATATATACGTTGATGGTCAAAAAGTTCGCGTGCAAAAATTAGTAAAGCAATAA